One genomic window of Actinoalloteichus hoggarensis includes the following:
- a CDS encoding multicopper oxidase family protein: MTGIVVGAGALYLWSTAVVDTADEIEFDTPLSVPPLAESTIDGEGRRVFDLEVRQGEHEFIAGQSTPTWGVNGDYLGPTLRASRGEQVLVNVTNDVGETTTVHWHGMHLPARMDGGPHQMIDPGETWSRTWRIEQPAASLWYHPHLHGNTLEHVYRGVAGMFLLDDERSGRVGLPGEYGVDDFPLIIQDKKFAADGTLDTGEGMVAPVGLLGDTIAVNGTVGGYLDVTTEKVRLRLLNGSSGRFYDFGLADGGTMTMVASDGGLLPAPLEIDRVLLSPGERAEVVIEMAPGEEKVLRSHPNDLGLGPWDGRFTGAQDTLDLVQLRAADTLAPSAEIAAELAPAPDLREEDASTTREFRMSGNNINGRRMDMSRIDEVVTVGDTEVWEVRNSNGGTPHNFHVHDVQFRVLDLDGAPPPPELRGWKDTVYIRPNTTVRILMRFEDYTDPDFPYMFHCHLLQHEDRGMMGQFVVVEEGGSAGTPPEHDH; this comes from the coding sequence GTGACCGGGATCGTAGTGGGAGCGGGCGCCCTTTACCTCTGGTCCACGGCCGTGGTCGACACCGCGGACGAGATCGAGTTCGACACCCCGCTGTCGGTGCCGCCGCTGGCCGAGTCCACGATCGACGGCGAAGGCAGACGGGTATTCGATCTGGAGGTCAGGCAGGGCGAGCACGAGTTCATCGCGGGACAGTCGACGCCGACCTGGGGAGTGAACGGCGACTACCTGGGTCCCACCCTGCGGGCGAGCCGCGGCGAGCAAGTGCTCGTCAACGTCACCAACGACGTCGGCGAGACCACGACCGTGCACTGGCACGGGATGCATCTGCCCGCCCGGATGGACGGCGGGCCGCACCAGATGATCGATCCAGGCGAGACCTGGTCGCGGACCTGGCGAATCGAGCAGCCCGCCGCCTCCCTCTGGTATCACCCGCATCTGCACGGCAACACGCTGGAGCACGTCTACCGGGGTGTGGCCGGGATGTTCCTGCTCGACGACGAGCGGTCGGGCCGGGTCGGACTGCCCGGCGAGTACGGCGTCGACGACTTCCCCCTCATCATCCAGGACAAGAAGTTCGCGGCCGACGGCACGCTGGACACCGGCGAGGGGATGGTCGCGCCGGTCGGGCTCCTCGGCGACACCATCGCGGTGAACGGCACCGTCGGCGGCTATCTCGACGTGACCACGGAGAAGGTGCGGCTGCGGTTGCTCAACGGCTCCAGCGGCCGGTTCTACGACTTCGGTCTCGCCGACGGCGGCACGATGACCATGGTGGCCTCCGACGGCGGGCTGCTGCCTGCTCCGCTGGAGATCGATCGCGTGCTGCTCTCCCCCGGTGAACGCGCCGAGGTCGTCATCGAGATGGCACCCGGTGAGGAGAAGGTGCTGCGCAGCCATCCGAACGACCTCGGCCTGGGCCCCTGGGACGGCCGCTTCACCGGGGCGCAGGACACGCTCGACCTCGTGCAGCTGCGCGCGGCCGACACGCTGGCGCCCTCGGCGGAGATCGCCGCCGAGCTGGCGCCTGCGCCGGATCTCCGCGAGGAGGACGCGAGCACGACCCGAGAGTTCCGGATGAGCGGCAACAACATCAACGGGCGACGAATGGACATGAGCCGGATCGACGAGGTCGTCACGGTCGGCGACACCGAGGTCTGGGAGGTCAGGAACTCCAACGGCGGGACGCCGCACAACTTCCACGTCCACGACGTGCAGTTCCGGGTGCTCGACCTCGACGGGGCGCCGCCGCCCCCGGAGCTGCGCGGCTGGAAGGACACCGTCTACATCCGCCCCAACACCACGGTCCGGATCCTGATGCGCTTCGAGGACTACACCGACCCCGACTTCCCGTACATGTTCCACTGCCACCTGCTCCAACACGAGGACCGGGGCATGATGGGCCAGTTCGTGGTGGTCGAGGAGGGTGGTTCGGCGGGTACGCCGCCCGAGCACGATCACTGA
- a CDS encoding SDR family NAD(P)-dependent oxidoreductase codes for MVAPTGKTVVISGGTDGMGRAIALNRLRRGDAVVVLGSNAAKGLALAETAGRDADRLDFIKADLSLIAENRRVLATIGERYRRVDALVLCANRQSPKRKETAEGLEFVFALYYLSRHLLVHGLREQFEQAPDPVIISIAGVGMKAGSINWTDLQHTARYSPVKAQLQAGRANDLLGVSFAEQAESRARFVLFHPGFTRSGDVSVLGPVTRTAVRVLSAVAARSVDKAIAPALSILDQPPTAPLTARDRDKTLPLTLPTLDPERARRLAARTEELLAEHARPGRP; via the coding sequence GTGGTCGCACCAACCGGCAAGACCGTCGTCATCAGCGGAGGCACCGATGGGATGGGCCGGGCCATCGCCCTGAACCGGCTCCGGCGCGGGGACGCCGTGGTGGTGCTGGGCAGCAACGCGGCGAAGGGCCTTGCTCTCGCGGAGACCGCGGGCCGCGATGCGGATCGGCTGGACTTCATCAAGGCCGACCTGAGTCTGATCGCCGAGAACCGACGCGTCCTGGCGACCATCGGCGAACGGTATCGGCGAGTCGACGCGCTGGTCCTGTGCGCGAACCGGCAGAGCCCGAAGCGCAAGGAGACCGCCGAGGGGCTGGAGTTCGTGTTCGCCCTCTACTATCTGAGCCGCCATCTGCTCGTCCATGGTCTGCGTGAGCAGTTCGAGCAGGCCCCCGATCCGGTGATCATCAGCATCGCGGGAGTCGGGATGAAGGCAGGCTCGATCAACTGGACTGACCTGCAGCACACCGCGAGGTACAGCCCGGTCAAGGCTCAGTTGCAGGCAGGCCGCGCCAACGATCTGCTGGGCGTCTCCTTCGCCGAGCAGGCCGAGAGCCGCGCACGCTTCGTCCTGTTCCACCCCGGCTTCACCCGCAGTGGGGACGTCTCGGTGCTGGGGCCGGTGACCAGGACGGCCGTCCGGGTGCTCTCCGCCGTCGCCGCCCGGTCCGTCGACAAGGCGATCGCCCCGGCGCTGAGCATCCTGGACCAGCCGCCCACCGCGCCGCTCACCGCACGTGACCGGGACAAGACGCTGCCGCTGACCCTGCCGACTCTCGATCCGGAGCGCGCCCGCAGGCTGGCGGCGCGCACCGAGGAGCTGCTCGCCGAGCACGCGCGTCCGGGCAGGCCCTGA